TGCCTATTTGGGCGGCATCCTTTGTGCTTCCTGCGGCGTTTAAAGGGGCAAAAGACGTGAAATTTACCATGTGGGCAGCGATCATCAGCATGTGGGGCTGCCGCATTTGCTGCGGTTACCTCTTCGGTGTGGTGCTTGGTTTTGGAGTGTATGGGGTATGGATTGGCATGTTCAGCGATTGGATTGTACGCGGTTCATTATTTTTTATTCGTTTGTCTAAACAAAAATGGCTGGCGAGGTATTATCGCGATAACACAACGATCAGTTAAATATCATTGAAGTCTGAAGCTCTCTATAAACCCCAATCAGCGATGGTTGGGGTTTTGTTTTTAGTGTTGTTTTACTGACCTTTCATTCATTTGTTGTGATCTTTTTAACAAATTGTCATTTATGAACCATTGTTTTGAAAATAATAGCTATGCTTTTCATTGATGTTTTTACTCAAGACATCATGGACTTTATGAAAGGATGAGAATGAACAATGAATAAAAATATAATGAAAACGAAACTCGCCCAAAGTATGACTTTTGCTTTGCTATTTGGTGCCTCGAGCGTTGTGATGGCTGGGCCTGTTGGTTATGCCAGCTTGAATGGCGGTACAACCGGCGGTGAAGGTGGTCAGGTTGTGTATGCGACAACAGGTACAGAGATAAACCAAGCCATGTGTAGTCGTGAGGCTGATGATACACCGTTGATCATTTATGTTTCTGGCGTTATCAATCATGGAAACACGGGAAAAGTATCAGGAAGCTGTGATACCACAGGCGATGAAATTCAATTCAAACGTGTCAGTAACATTTCTCTTATCGGGACAGGAGATGGGGCTTTATTTGACGAAATTGGTATCCACTTACGTGAAACGTCCAACATCATTATTCGTAATATTCATGTACGTAATGTAAAGAAATCGGGTTCACCCACCTCTAATGGTGGTGATGCCATTGGTATGGAAACCGATGTTCACAATGTCTGGATTGATCACAATGAATTAGAAGCCTCTGGCGGTGAAAAAGATGGCTACGATTCTTTGATTGATATGAAAGCGGGCACTCAGTATGTCACCGTCTCTTATAACTATATTCATCACTCTGGCCGTGGTGGTTTGATGGGGTCGAGCGACAGTGATACCGAGAATACTTATGTGACGTTCCACCATAACCGTTATGAAGATATTGATTCTCGCCTACCTTTACTACGTCATGGTACGGCTCATGCTTTCAATAACTATTATGATGGTATCGAAAAGTCTGGCATGAACCCACGCATCGGCGGGCAAATTAAAGCGGAAAATAATCATTTTGCCAATGCACAAAACCCGATAGGCACCTTCTACACCGATGATATGGGCTTTTGGGATGTCTCTGGAAACATTTTTGAAAATGTCACTTGGGTTGCAAATGATACTAACCATCCAGCAGGCCCAGATCCGGTTTCGACGACTTCCATTTCTATCCCATATAGTTATTCATTAGATGATGCTGAATGTGTTAAAGATATTGTGCTTGCTACGGCTGGGCCTAATAACGGCTTTGCAGTGTCTGATGGTGATTGCAGCGTTGAAAGTGGTGGAGACACTGGAAACGGCGGAGATACAGGCAATGGTGGCGATAACGGTTCTGGCGGTGAAGACGGTTCAGGTGGTGATAATGGTTCAGGTACACCGTCAACAGAAAATCTCGCTTTAATTGCTGGTTCAGATGGTTCAAGTAAAGGTCACGGCAGCTATGGTGATGTTCGTGATGGTGATATGAGTTCGTATTGGTCGCCATCAAGCTCTACTGGCCGTATTTCTTTGAAGTGGGGTGAGGCGCAAACAATCAGTACCGTGATCATTCGTGAAGCCGCTGGATTTGAAGGCCGTATTACCAGCTGGACATTAACTAATAATGATAATGGTGATGTGCTAGCGACAGGGTCTGGAGCTGGTACGATTACTTTCTCTGCTACCACATTGAACAAAGTGAATTTCAATATTACTGGCTCGAATGGAACACCAGCAGTTGCAGAGTTTGAAAGTTATTAAGCCTTAGTGCTCTAAGACTAAATTCATTTTTATCATTACTTTTTCAAAGCGCTCAAATTGGGCGCTTTTTTATATTTTTCATGTTTGAGTCAATTTAGTATATCTTGTTATTACCTATTCCTAACTAGCATCAATGATATGTTACTTGAAGGTATTGAAACTTTACTGGTATTAGAAAGCGAAAAAACCATGAGCCGCGTTGGTAGTCAGTTATACATTAGTCAGTCGGCGGTGAGTAAGCGCATTGCTTTGCTTGAAAAAAAACTGGGTAAGAAATTGATTGTACCTGACGGTCGACATGTAAGGTTGACACCGGCGGCTAAAGAGCTGATTGCGAGTGTCGGCCCTACCTTTCATGAATTACAAGGGCGGATCTATGAGCAGCATGACGTGCAAGATCAAACCATCATTCGACTCGACTGTTCAGAAACGCTTGTAGCAGGGTATTTATCACCGATGATGGGGGCTTATTTTCACATCGATAGTGCTATTCGTATTAGTACTCATCATACGCCAAGAATTGTAGAGCGTGTTCAGTCTGGTAAGGCAACCATTGGATTCTGCGCTGGCGATTTGCCGGCCCAGCATGGTTTAAAAGCCATTCGACTGTGTGAAGAACCGTTCGTTCTGGTGAGTAAACACGTATTGCATCAATTACCATCTCAAGTGATCACCAACGACCTGACCAACCCAGCCAACCGCTATCAGCTCGATGTACTGACTCAGCTTGGCATTGAGCCAACAATGGAAATGGATTCTTATACCGCGGCAGCACAATTAGCCTTAGGAGGGGTATTAACGGCACTCGTGCCATTGTCGATTGTTAAAACCCTGCAGATTGAAGAACGTTTTTGCTTTTATTTTGAGGAGTTGAAGCCATTATTTCGGCCGGTGCATTTATGCTGTCGGCCGAATATTTATAGCCATGAGCGAGTTAAAAAATTGATAGAAGCCATTGCTGATGCTGTTCCCACAGGAGCTTAAAGGCCATGGTCATCGACATAATAATCACCAGAGGGCGTACCACTTTTTGACCATTACCCAGCACGACTTTGGCGCCTAGTCTTGCCCCTAGAAAGTTACCGACGGCCATGGTTAAACCCAACTCCCAAATGGGTAAGCCCGCCATGATAAAAAAGGAGAGAGCCGCAATGTTTGAAGTAAAGTTCAAGATCTTGGTTTTTGCGGTGGCCACCACGAGACTACAGCGGCCAATAGCGACAAAACAAACAGCGAATATCGAGCCTGTACCTGGGCCTAAAAAGCCATCGTAAAATCCAACGCTTGTGCCTATGAGTAGTGCAAATGCCGCTTGAGATAGCTTGGCTTTCTCATCGGGCAATGGTGTTACAGAAGATGAAAACAAGAAGTAGCTTGAAATGGCAATAAGCACAATGGGAATAATGCTCATTAATAAATCTGGTTTGATGACTTGTACCGCTTCAGCACCTAGAGCCGAACCGATAAAAGTGCAAGCGATAGATAACCACATGGATTGAAGTTTCACCGTACCGCTGCGAATGAAATATAAGCTTGCTGAAAAACTACCAAATGAACTTTGAAGTTTATTGGTCGCTAACGCTTGTGCAGGGGGGATACCTGCCGCCAACAATGCCGGCAAGGTTAATAAGCCACCGCCGCCCGCCATAGCATCAATAAAGCCTGCCAACATCGCCACTGCGACCAACAGAGCCATGATCTCAATAGAAAGTTCCATTTTGAGTAACCAAAGTTTGATGAGAAAAGATGGCGAGACTATATCATTGAATTTTCAGTAAGATTAGCAAAAGGGTGGAATTGCACCTATTCCAAAATTTCATCATTTATAGGTGATGTCTCAGAAACTAATTTTACGGCTTCGCTTAGTGATAAAGGCTTATAAAATAAGAAACCTTGTAGATACTCGACTTTATGCTTTATCAGGTAGTCGGCCTGTTGCTGCGTTTCTACGCCCTCCGCTACGATTTGTACCTCCAGATCATGAGCAAGCTGAATAATATTATTCAATATTGGTGCGTTTACCGATTCCACTCCAATGGTATTGATAAAGCAGCGATCAATTTTCAAATAATCAAAATCAGTATCTTGCAGTACGGCAAGGGAGGTATGACCGGTACCAAAATCATCAATAGCCACCACAATACCGAGTTTACGAATATCGGTTAACACGCGTCTGCCAGCTTCATCCAATAATTGACGCTCGGTAATTTCAATACATAGTTGAATATTTTGTGCTTTGAATCGTTGGGCCAAATTATGAAATCGCGAGATACAATTGGGCTGTGACAGGTAAGTAGGAGGGACATTGATTCCTAAATGAAAATTCATATCCTTGTGAACTTTGTCTTCCCAATCTTTGAGCGCTTGCTCTAATACAAAGTCAGTGACGGCATTGATTTGCCCATGTTGCTCAGCCAAAGGAATAAAAATATCAGGTCGGATTAAACCATTATTTGGATGATTCCAGCGAATTAGCGCCTCCACAGCCCCTATTTTGTCGGTTTTGCTATCAATGAGCGGTTGATACACTAGATAGAATTGATGGTTTTTTAATCCTTTTTTAAGATCTTCAATTAAGGAGCGACGACCTTTAGCCCAAAATGAAATCAGATAGAAAAGAACTGAAATGATCAAAGAAATGGGAATGGCACTGAGTAGATAAATGGTTCTTTTTTCACGTATGAGTTTTTTACTTGGTTCAACGTAGACTTTAAAATGCATGTCTGTCGATTGAGCGGAGACATTATAGTCGTGTGGGTACTGAGTGTTGATCTCCGGGTAATACAATCCTGAAGCAAATAAGTGAGAATCGGATACACGGTCATCAGAATTGACGCCAAGCCTTATATTCAGGTAGGCGCTATCAATGATTGAAAGCGCAAATCGAGTGGGATTATTTTTATCCTGATCGACAACGATTAAGCTACGTTGGTGATATTTTGGCAAGTCGTATAAAAATTCGCCATGCTGAAGAAGGTTGCTTGGGATTCGATACTGTTCGAAGTGAGTGCCGGTGACCGAGCGTTTTGACGAGCAAGTTATTTTGCTATTTTCAACGAGAAACATTTCTCTCAAATAGGCTTCGAATAATAAATCGTGCTGTATCTGTTTGCAGTTTTGAGCATCATAAAGCGCTTGCTGATTTTCATCTCTTAGTTCATTAACGAGTACTTCGATTCGACTTACATAGGTCGTGGCGACCAACTGTAATGTGTTTTTAATGCTCAACTCGCTGAAGTAGACGCTCATTGCCAAAATGAAAGGTAGGGGAGCCATCAAGGTGATGATAACTTTTCGAAAAGCGGTTGGGCTTATGGTTGAGTTTGGCATGTATCCGTGCTCTTTATTGCAAGCAAATGTATTCCCATTTGGGGTAAGAATATGACACTTCCACTTGCCGTATTGTCATTCAATTATCGGGAATAAGAATCTTTAATTATTTGACCATTATGTTAATCGGGTTAAAGAGAAAAACCAAGATAATACTCCCACTAAAACTGTAGGTTTTGATTCAGATAGCAAAAATTTAGCAAGGTGAGAACCGCTATACTACACTCAGCATGATAGCAAGGTGGGCTTGAATGGAGCTTTAACGAGCGGGAGGCTAGCATGACTCATGAAGACCGTATCGAAGATCTTGAACATCAAATCTATATTGCTTATGCAGAAGGTGATTACCAACAAGCGACTCAACTTGAGAAGCAGCTGAAAAAAATTCGTGGACATTCAATGCAGCACAGAGAGCATTTGAGTGAACCTTATTCTCTAGAAGGGCATGTGTTTGTTGATGATGATTAATCGTTGTAAGCAATGATTCATGACTATACGCAAAGTGGCGGCTAATGTTATTTAGCCGCCACTTTTTTTATTTGTTGCTAAGCCCTACGTTGTTACTCACATAAATGGCAAAATTTAAGCTAGAATACGGCTTTCTGATAATACGATACAAAATAAATATGATCGGTTTGTGGTTATTCTTTGCGGTTGTGAGTGTGGTGATTCTGCTGCACCACTTATTGACACGAACATTTGCGAATAAAATCTTTCGTAACCCCTTCTCTAAATTTCTGTTTTATGTTTCTGCGATAATTGGTACCCCCATCCATGAAGCATCTCATGCATTAATGGCGATCTTGTTTGGGCACAAAGTCCATAAGATTTGTTGGTTTCAAGTCGGTAAAGATGGTCGGTTAGGTTATGTTGAACATAATTGGAACCGTCGTTCTTTATATCAATCAATCGGATGCATTTTTATCGCCTTAGCGCCATTAGCAAGTGCATTTGCGGTCATCACCTTGCTTTATCATTTTATGAATATGCCAAGCCTGCCAACGTTTGTTTTGGATGTTGATGTGGCCAATGTTTATACCGTGAGTATGGCTGCCTTACAATATTGTTGGCATGCGAGCGAAGTGTTACTCAATCACGCATTGAGTTCACCCAGGGCCGGATTGAGCTTATTGGTTGCCTCTTTGATTTGTTTTCATTGCATACCGAGTAAGGCCGATTTTAATAACGCGCTTAAAGGTTCTGTGATTGTAATCGCTCTGGTTACGGTGCTATGGGGGCTTTCGCTATACTTTAATTTGTTTCATCAACAGTGGATGTTGGCTGCGTTTAACTTCTCTGTTAATGTGTCGAGCTTTGTCCTGATCACTTCGGTTTTATCAATGTGTTGGTGGTTTATCTTAGTTTTACCAAGCGTAATTTTAAGAT
The Vibrio gangliei genome window above contains:
- a CDS encoding LysR family transcriptional regulator, with amino-acid sequence MLLEGIETLLVLESEKTMSRVGSQLYISQSAVSKRIALLEKKLGKKLIVPDGRHVRLTPAAKELIASVGPTFHELQGRIYEQHDVQDQTIIRLDCSETLVAGYLSPMMGAYFHIDSAIRISTHHTPRIVERVQSGKATIGFCAGDLPAQHGLKAIRLCEEPFVLVSKHVLHQLPSQVITNDLTNPANRYQLDVLTQLGIEPTMEMDSYTAAAQLALGGVLTALVPLSIVKTLQIEERFCFYFEELKPLFRPVHLCCRPNIYSHERVKKLIEAIADAVPTGA
- a CDS encoding pectate lyase family protein, whose protein sequence is MNKNIMKTKLAQSMTFALLFGASSVVMAGPVGYASLNGGTTGGEGGQVVYATTGTEINQAMCSREADDTPLIIYVSGVINHGNTGKVSGSCDTTGDEIQFKRVSNISLIGTGDGALFDEIGIHLRETSNIIIRNIHVRNVKKSGSPTSNGGDAIGMETDVHNVWIDHNELEASGGEKDGYDSLIDMKAGTQYVTVSYNYIHHSGRGGLMGSSDSDTENTYVTFHHNRYEDIDSRLPLLRHGTAHAFNNYYDGIEKSGMNPRIGGQIKAENNHFANAQNPIGTFYTDDMGFWDVSGNIFENVTWVANDTNHPAGPDPVSTTSISIPYSYSLDDAECVKDIVLATAGPNNGFAVSDGDCSVESGGDTGNGGDTGNGGDNGSGGEDGSGGDNGSGTPSTENLALIAGSDGSSKGHGSYGDVRDGDMSSYWSPSSSTGRISLKWGEAQTISTVIIREAAGFEGRITSWTLTNNDNGDVLATGSGAGTITFSATTLNKVNFNITGSNGTPAVAEFESY
- a CDS encoding EAL domain-containing protein: MPNSTISPTAFRKVIITLMAPLPFILAMSVYFSELSIKNTLQLVATTYVSRIEVLVNELRDENQQALYDAQNCKQIQHDLLFEAYLREMFLVENSKITCSSKRSVTGTHFEQYRIPSNLLQHGEFLYDLPKYHQRSLIVVDQDKNNPTRFALSIIDSAYLNIRLGVNSDDRVSDSHLFASGLYYPEINTQYPHDYNVSAQSTDMHFKVYVEPSKKLIREKRTIYLLSAIPISLIISVLFYLISFWAKGRRSLIEDLKKGLKNHQFYLVYQPLIDSKTDKIGAVEALIRWNHPNNGLIRPDIFIPLAEQHGQINAVTDFVLEQALKDWEDKVHKDMNFHLGINVPPTYLSQPNCISRFHNLAQRFKAQNIQLCIEITERQLLDEAGRRVLTDIRKLGIVVAIDDFGTGHTSLAVLQDTDFDYLKIDRCFINTIGVESVNAPILNNIIQLAHDLEVQIVAEGVETQQQADYLIKHKVEYLQGFLFYKPLSLSEAVKLVSETSPINDEILE
- a CDS encoding TSUP family transporter; this translates as MELSIEIMALLVAVAMLAGFIDAMAGGGGLLTLPALLAAGIPPAQALATNKLQSSFGSFSASLYFIRSGTVKLQSMWLSIACTFIGSALGAEAVQVIKPDLLMSIIPIVLIAISSYFLFSSSVTPLPDEKAKLSQAAFALLIGTSVGFYDGFLGPGTGSIFAVCFVAIGRCSLVVATAKTKILNFTSNIAALSFFIMAGLPIWELGLTMAVGNFLGARLGAKVVLGNGQKVVRPLVIIMSMTMAFKLLWEQHQQWLLSIF